One window of Drosophila bipectinata strain 14024-0381.07 chromosome 4, DbipHiC1v2, whole genome shotgun sequence genomic DNA carries:
- the LOC122322110 gene encoding uncharacterized protein, translating into MAKTKVAPLKPLSIPSMELQAAVMGARLAQKVTSTRNLRIDNATYWSDSKTVLQWLTMEPRIFHQFVMHRVAEILETTLVEQCRWIPSKLNVADEATKVTGQTQQETWITGPQFLKNDASNWPISKKQESIIDTSEIRKHVMTTHTKSVVMFNANDFSNWRRLYRAVALVLLFTDRLQAKCAGRDMPATTTKAHVSKAKMLLYKQSQSIAFAAELKTLSAGTALPKGSRLAGLNAYLDIDRVLRTRGRLNAVDIAEDAITLAHGCRITNLIVRSFHEKYHHLAHETIINDIKNSSYISRLRVLHKSVRNTCQRCKIDRAVPRPPQMTPIPRARVGSFERPFTYTGVDYFGPLLVNVGRRKEKRWVALFTCLTLRAVHFEIAYSLDTSSCIMCLANFMALRETPKEIFSDNGTNFRATEKAVREELKTSYFTSYKSLKSYSFNDEGLRNALMETQFIINSRPLTFVSLDSEDDAALTPNHLLLGSANGYKPLPKEGMNLKRRWNENQRFGDRFWQRWVKEYAPVLTRRTKWFEKVPPITIGSIVVVVDELLPRNLWLKGRVTDAIMANDGQVRRVTIKTQHGAIERPATKVAVLDVGLENGN; encoded by the coding sequence ATGGCGAAAACTAAGGTGGCACCTTTAAAACCACTTTCGATTCCGAGTATGGAGCTGCAGGCAGCAGTTATGGGAGCACGCTTAGCCCAAAAGGTGACGAGCACACGCAATCTACGAATTGACAACGCCACATACTGGTCGGACTCCAAGACAGTGTTGCAGTGGCTAACTATGGAGCCCCGCATCTTTCATCAGTTCGTGATGCACAGAGTCGCCGAAATTCTGGAAACAACACTGGTCGAGCAATGCCGGTGGATTCCTTCAAAGCTGAACGTAGCAGATGAAGCTACCAAGGTCACCGGGCAAACCCAACAAGAGACGTGGATAACGGGCCCGCAGTTCCTGAAGAACGATGCGAGCAACTGGCCAATATCCAAGAAGCAGGAGAGCATCATCGATACCTCGGAGATCCGGAAGCATGTGATGACGACGCATACGAAATCAGTGGTTATGTTCAACGCGAACGATTTCTCAAATTGGCGGCGGTTATACAGAGCTGTGGCGCTAGTACTCCTGTTTACTGATCGGCTGCAAGCGAAATGTGCCGGACGAGACATGCCAGCAACCACGACAAAGGCTCATGTGAGCAAGGCAAAGATGCTGCTATACAAGCAATCTCAATCCATCGCCTTCGCAGCAGAACTAAAAACGTTATCCGCGGGAACGGCGCTCCCCAAGGGAAGCAGATTAGCCGGATTGAACGCATACCTGGACATCGATAGAGTACTACGAACAAGAGGCAGATTGAACGCAGTTGACATAGCTGAGGACGCCATCACACTAGCTCATGGATGCCGGATAACCAACCTCATAGTTAGGAGCTTCCACGAAAAGTATCACCACCTCGCTCATGAGACTATAATAAACGACATTAAAAATTCATCTTATATCAGCCGGCTACGAGTACTGCACAAATCTGTGCGAAACACATGCCAACGATGCAAGATCGACAGAGCAGTTCCCAGACCACCACAGATGACACCGATCCCGAGGGCAAGAGTTGGAAGCTTCGAGAGGCCGTTCACCTATACAGGCGTTGACTATTTTGGCCCGTTATTGGTGAACGTCGGCCGGCGCAAAGAGAAGAGATGGGTAGCTCTGTTCACCTGTCTTACGTTGCGAGCGGTGCATTTTGAGATCGCCTACAGTCTAGATACCAGTTCATGTATCATGTGCCTAGCCaattttatggcccttcgAGAGACACCGAAGGAAATATTCTCAGACAACGGTACAAATTTCAGAGCCACGGAAAAAGCTGTGCGCGAGGAGCTGAAAACAAGTTACTTTACAAGTTACAAGTCATTGAAAAGTTACTCTTTCAATGACGAGGGGTTGAGAAACGCACTGATGGAGACGCAATTTATCATCAACTCGCGACCTCTCACGTTCGTAAGTTTGGATTCCGAGGATGACGCTGCCCTGACTCCAAACCACCTGCTGCTAGGATCAGCGAACGGATACAAGCCGTTGCCAAAAGAGGGAATGAATCTGAAGCGTAGATGGAACGAGAATCAGCGCTTCGGAGACCGCTTTTGGCAACGATGGGTTAAGGAGTATGCACCCGTGTTAACCAGGCGCACCAAATGGTTTGAGAAGGTGCCTCCAATCACCATCGGGAGCATCGTCGTAGTCGTGGATGAGCTTCTTCCCAGGAACCTGTGGCTAAAAGGACGCGTGACTGACGCAATAATGGCCAACGATGGACAAGTTCGGCGGGTGACCATCAAGACGCAGCATGGTGCTATAGAAAGACCAGCAACAAAGGTGGCAGTTCTGGACGTCGGCTTGGAGAATGGTAACTGA